In the genome of Aedes aegypti strain LVP_AGWG chromosome 2, AaegL5.0 Primary Assembly, whole genome shotgun sequence, the window ttaacattaatgTTTTATCTTCTTTACTTTAATCTTAAGGTTCGCTAGGATTAGCAGCCAAATTGGCGAGATGGGCTCTGGTGCCGGAAAGGGAGGCGGCGGTGGTGGCGCTATCCGCGAAGCGGGTGGTGCTTTTGGAAAAATGGAAGCCGCTCATGAAGAGGAATACTTCTTCAAGAAGGTAGTTGTCCACACAAAATGTGTTTGAATTCATACGAAACTAACGGAGATTGTTTATTACAGCGCCAGGAGCAACTGCACAAGCTGAAGGAAAAACTAATCGGAAAGGTTGATTTTCACGAGGAGTCCATTAAACATCACGAAGAAGCTATCGCACGTCACAAG includes:
- the LOC5564516 gene encoding ATPase inhibitor, mitochondrial; this translates as MQSLRKTTTWIAPSAMRFARISSQIGEMGSGAGKGGGGGGAIREAGGAFGKMEAAHEEEYFFKKRQEQLHKLKEKLIGKVDFHEESIKHHEEAIARHKKAIEELNRSQQ